One window of the Saccopteryx bilineata isolate mSacBil1 chromosome 2, mSacBil1_pri_phased_curated, whole genome shotgun sequence genome contains the following:
- the LOC136323541 gene encoding schlafen family member 11-like, protein MNMENHNSSLVVESSYSDLVISVGKVTLGEGNRKKLQKVQREQERDKVVQAACALLNSGGGVVRVEMANDAEHPVEMGQDLENYLEDLIDSKQLQAFFETKQQGQYFYIFVKSWGSSPESGSAKPRICSLRSSLYCRSGTSKRLMGSREAFDFLKDKEKKAKLLEKTPREQNSNAAATVFQRKQLEKGEILPFPESHSVEFKQLSTDNIQQYIKGIISEYIPAFANSGGGYLFIGVEDQSKKVVGFAKEIVDCNSLKEKIENAINKLYCVHFCQSQCQINFTVKFLEELDKGQLYGYVCAVRVEPFCCAVFSEAPKSWMVKGENVCRLTAEEWVDMMVDRDPGLQGLCEDFESQLSLSGRSPLSRPVYCKKGLEHKEDLQQHLFPVASEGLQYTPTSLWRELSSEHESLKELINKQMHPFSRGILILSRSWAVDLNLKKKQEVICDALLVTQNSPLILYTVLREQDVDGQSYCTRTAFTLKQKLVNMGGYTGKLCVMTKVLLLSPEGNAESLEGSAALIDYPESYYLADTQQMEALLQSLVIVLLSFRSFLSDEVGCEILNLLTVQQYEILSKNLHKTRKLFIHGLPGSGKTVIAMKIMEKIKNTFGCEESEILYVCENQPLRDFIRNKKICHAVTRKTFMSDTDFREIQHIVIDEAQNFRTEDGDWYKKAKNITQREKDCPGMLWIFLDYFQTSHEKSSGLPFPSRQYPREELNRVVRNADPIANYVQKIMQKVRDNPPRNIPSKCLEIFRKAEWSQDVPGYCKIKKYCTMDEIMVYITEKCQFLLRNGYSCKDIAVLCSNAEDVNIYEPKLQGAMRKRTHSQLSEESDLLVQIKNASDITGNHIVLDTVRRFSGLERNIVFGIDPRAAEPSVLNNLLLCLASRARKQLYILMLAN, encoded by the exons ATGAACATGGAGAATCATAATTCATCTTTGGTGGTGGAATCATCCTACTCAGACTTGGTCATCAGTGTAGGAAAAGTAACTCTTggggaaggaaacaggaaaaagctGCAGAAAGttcagagagagcaagagagggacaAAGTTGTCCAGGCTGCATGTGCCTTATTAAACTCAGGAGGAGGAGTGGTTCGGGTGGAAATGGCAAACGACGCTGAGCATCCTGTGGAGATGGGACAGGATTTAGAAAACTATTTGGAAGATCTTATTGACTCTAAACAGTTGCAGGCTTTCTTTGAGACTAAGCAACAAGGacagtatttttacatttttgttaaatCTTGGGGCAGCAGCCCTGAATCAGGTTCCGCCAAGCCCCGCATTTGCAGCCTGCGTTCTTCGTTATACTGCAGATCTGGCACCTCTAAGCGTCTCATGGGTTCAAGAGAGGCATTTGATTTCctgaaagacaaggaaaaaaaggCAAAGCTTTTGGAAAAAACTCCCAGGGAGCAAAACTCGAATGCTGCAGCCACAGTTTTCCAAAGAAAGCAGTTGGAAAAAGGTGAAATCCTGCCTTTTCCTGAGTCTCACTCAGTAGAATTTAAACAGCTCTCTACAGACAACATCCAACAGTATATAAAAGGCATAATTTCAGAGTACATCCCTGCATTTGCAAACAGTGGAGGTGGCTATCTTTTCATTGGAGTGGAAGATCAGAGTAAGAAAGTTGTGGGATTTGCTAAAGAAATTGTTGACTGTAACtctttgaaagagaaaatagaaaatgcaatAAACAAATTATATTGTGTCCATTTTTGCCAATCACAATGCCAGATAAACTTCACAGTCAAATTCTTGGAAGAGTTAGACAAGGGACAGTTATATGGCTACGTTTGTGCAGTCAGAGTGGAGCCGTTCTGTTGTGCGGTATTCTCAGAAGCTCCCAAATCATGGATGGTGAAAGGCGAGAACGTCTGCAGGCTGACAGCTGAGGAGTGGGTGGACATGATGGTGGACAGAGATCCAG gtCTTCAAGGCTTGTGCGAAGACTTTGAATCTCAGCTGAGTCTGTCTGGCAGGTCTCCTCTTAGCAGACCTGTGTACTGCAAGAAAGGCCTGGAACATAAGGAAGATCTCCAGCAACATTTATTTCCAG TGGCATCAGAAGGTTTGCAGTATACTCCCACATCCCTCTGGAGGGAGCTGTCCTCAGAGCATGAAAGTCTAAAGGAATTAATAAATAAGCAGATGCATCCTTTCTCTCGGGGAATTTTGATCCTTTCAAGAAGCTGGGCTGTGGActtgaacttgaaaaagaaacaagaagtcATCTGTGATGCTCTGCTGGTCACCCAGAACAGCCCCCTCATTCTCTATACCGTTCTCAGGGAGCAGGACGTGGACGGGCAGTCGTACTGCACCCGCACCGCCTTTACTTTGAAGCAGAAGCTGGTGAACATGGGAGGCTACACCGGAAAGCTGTGTGTCATGACCAAGGTCCTCCTTCTGAGTCCAGAGGGCAATGCGGAGTCCTTGGAAGGCTCAGCTGCTCTGATCGATTACCCTGAGTCCTATTACCTCGCAGACACCCAGCAGATGGAAGCCTTGCTGCAGTCCCTGGTGATTGTCCTGCTCAGCTTCAGGTCTTTCCTGAGTGATGAGGTTGGCTGTGAGATTTTAAATCTGCTCACAGTCCAACAGTATGAGATCTTGTCAAAAAACCTCCACAAGACCAGAAAATTGTTTATCCACGGTTTACCTGGCTCAGGGAAGACAGTCATAGCCATGAAGATCATGGAGAAGATCAAGAATACGTTTGGTTGTGAGGAAAGTGAAATTCTCTATGTTTGTGAGAACCAGCCTCTGAGGGACTTTATCCG TAATAAAAAGATCTGCCATGCAGTGACCCGGAAAACCTTCATGAGTGACACTGACTTCAGAGAGATTCAACACATTGTCATCGATGAAGCTCAGAATTTCCGCACTGAAGATGGGGACTGGTACAAGAAGGCAAAAAACATCACTCAGAGAGAAAAGGATTGCCCTGGAATGCTCTGGATCTTTCTGGACTACTTCCAGACTAGCCATGAGAAGAGCAGTGGCCTCCCCTTTCCCTCACGCCAGTATCCAAGAGAAGAGCTCAACAGAGTGGTCCGCAATGCAGATCCAATAGCCAACTACGTACAAAAAATAATGCAGAAGGTCAGAGATAATCCACCACGTAACATCCCTTCTAAGTGTTTGGAGATATTCCGTAAAGCTGAATGGTCTCAGGATGTTCCAGGCTACTGTAAGATTAAGAAATACTGTACCATGGACGAGATAATGGTTTATATAACAGAGAAATGCCAGTTTCTCTTGAGGAATGGTTATTCCTGCAAGGATATTGCTGTGCTTTGCAGCAATGCAGAGGATGTAAACATATATGAACCTAAGCTTCAAGGAGCAATGAGGAAGAGAACACATTCTCAGCTCAGTGAGGAATCTGATCTGTTAGTACAGATCAAAAATGCATCAGATATTACGGGCAATCACATCGTGTTGGACACTGTCCGTCGATTTTCAGGCCTGGAAAGAAACATCGTGTTTGGGATCGATCCAAGGGCTGCCGAGCCATCTGTATTAAATAATCTTCTGCTCTGTCTGGCTTCCAGGGCGAGGAAACAgctgtatattctgatgcttgcCAACTGA